The Vibrio agarivorans genome window below encodes:
- the minC gene encoding septum site-determining protein MinC codes for MAQTPDLKGSSFTLSVLHLADIDVDGNLTFLREKTEQAPAFFAHAPVVINVSQSSKDIDFNTLRSGILDVGMFPVGVTGCRDKRQQTLAVEAGLAVMTASRSGNQAPAPLAPLKIVRTPIRSGQQIYAKDGDLLVLSHVSAGAEVIADGSIHIHGTLRGRAIAGASGQKGAKILCKDLQAELVSIAGTYWLSDQINSEHWKQKVMVSLDNDILHIESLKA; via the coding sequence ATGGCTCAAACTCCCGATTTAAAAGGCAGCAGTTTTACGCTGTCAGTGCTTCATCTTGCTGATATTGATGTAGACGGAAACTTAACATTCCTGCGGGAGAAAACTGAGCAAGCCCCTGCTTTTTTTGCCCATGCCCCCGTGGTCATTAACGTATCCCAATCAAGCAAAGATATTGATTTCAACACCCTGAGGTCGGGCATCCTTGATGTGGGTATGTTTCCGGTGGGCGTCACCGGTTGTAGAGATAAACGTCAGCAAACCCTCGCGGTTGAGGCGGGTTTAGCGGTAATGACTGCGAGTCGCTCAGGCAATCAAGCGCCAGCGCCGCTTGCGCCACTAAAAATTGTCCGTACTCCTATACGCTCGGGGCAACAAATTTATGCAAAGGACGGCGACTTGCTCGTATTGAGCCATGTCAGTGCTGGAGCGGAAGTGATCGCCGATGGCTCTATTCATATTCATGGCACACTGCGTGGCCGTGCGATAGCGGGAGCAAGTGGTCAAAAAGGTGCAAAGATACTCTGTAAAGATTTACAAGCTGAGCTGGTTTCTATCGCAGGCACATACTGGCTCAGTGACCAAATAAATAGCGAACACTGGAAGCAGAAAGTCATGGTCAGTTTAGATAACGACATTCTGCATATCGAGTCGCTAAAAGCATAA
- a CDS encoding ATP-binding protein: MKRFAILCVFDDDFAKQAIEASLTSFIHAFDIRYVSKLEQAREIISSAANEQPLAMVVAQHFNGFEGSKLLIELEHNPIHKPARRILVSSEQDFGAIISAVNLGRLDHCETLPLRTDSIRPVIVKELTSFIINQDEDNILNYATVLDQKRILRSHIDAKVQHYQRGFIDYHLVSDQELTEKVIQSLREFFAISDESNACRTYSADHLLTKEGEDNRFLWFITEGEVALYKKDDYGVQREVVRHGKGNIVGGMSFVTGEASFSTGLTLCQTEVIKLDRDIFTQVMNSNTELLPLFTNLLLRHFNRRLQRSIFTKLELQKTIESLELAHQQLIEREKMAVLGQLVAGVAHEINNPIAAIMRGTEVVIQNVQKLVEMDYQPIDKTMSEQLFQHALASHPLSTAELRKRSRELEKSLPDRVVAKKLVNLGLEKDTTLLKLAKNQPEKAKALLKHYETHHQTGSTLRSMDNCSKRIAEMVKSLKGYAKPGEEHFQYANIHEGIDDTLVMFENKLKFHRVEKEYNEVPLLYCQPNALQQVWTNLISNAIDAFPEHGELTVRTAQTLLEGKSWIKVSVQDNGSGIPIELQEKIFTLNFTTKKEGHFGLGIGLSVCQQVVALHQGRIEVESQPGQSTTMTVWLPVLQQNIKESL; this comes from the coding sequence GTGAAGCGGTTTGCGATTTTATGTGTGTTTGATGATGATTTTGCCAAACAAGCGATTGAAGCATCGCTAACGTCTTTTATTCACGCCTTTGATATCCGTTACGTTAGTAAACTTGAACAAGCGCGAGAGATCATTAGCTCTGCTGCCAACGAGCAACCCCTTGCCATGGTCGTGGCTCAACATTTTAACGGCTTTGAAGGCTCTAAGTTATTAATAGAACTTGAGCATAATCCGATACATAAACCCGCAAGGCGCATCCTTGTCTCTTCTGAACAAGATTTCGGTGCCATTATTAGCGCAGTTAACCTCGGCCGTCTTGACCATTGCGAAACCTTGCCACTTAGAACTGATTCCATCCGCCCAGTCATCGTTAAAGAGCTGACTTCATTTATCATCAATCAAGATGAAGACAATATTCTCAACTATGCGACTGTGTTGGATCAAAAACGCATATTACGCAGCCACATTGATGCGAAAGTGCAACATTATCAGCGCGGATTTATCGACTACCACTTAGTGTCAGACCAAGAGCTAACAGAAAAGGTCATTCAATCACTACGCGAGTTTTTTGCCATCAGTGACGAATCCAACGCCTGCAGAACCTACTCTGCTGATCACCTATTAACCAAGGAAGGGGAAGATAACCGCTTCTTATGGTTCATCACTGAAGGTGAAGTTGCTCTGTATAAAAAAGATGATTACGGAGTGCAGCGGGAAGTGGTACGCCACGGAAAGGGGAATATTGTAGGCGGCATGTCATTTGTGACAGGCGAGGCTTCATTCTCTACTGGTTTAACCTTATGCCAGACGGAAGTGATCAAGCTTGACCGTGACATTTTTACTCAAGTGATGAACTCCAATACTGAGTTATTGCCGCTGTTCACTAACTTGTTACTGCGACACTTCAACCGGCGCTTGCAGCGCAGTATCTTTACCAAACTTGAACTGCAAAAAACCATCGAGTCCTTAGAGCTAGCCCACCAACAATTGATTGAACGTGAAAAAATGGCCGTGCTTGGCCAACTTGTGGCGGGCGTTGCTCATGAGATCAACAACCCTATTGCTGCCATCATGCGCGGTACGGAAGTGGTGATTCAAAATGTTCAAAAACTGGTGGAAATGGACTATCAACCCATCGATAAAACAATGAGCGAGCAGCTCTTTCAGCATGCGCTGGCCTCACACCCGTTATCAACGGCTGAACTTCGTAAACGCTCTCGAGAACTTGAAAAATCCCTTCCAGATCGCGTTGTTGCGAAAAAGTTGGTGAACTTGGGACTAGAAAAAGACACCACCTTGCTTAAGTTGGCAAAAAACCAGCCAGAAAAAGCAAAAGCTCTTCTTAAACACTACGAAACGCACCATCAAACAGGCAGCACGCTGCGCAGCATGGATAACTGCTCTAAACGAATAGCTGAAATGGTAAAAAGTCTCAAAGGTTACGCAAAGCCAGGTGAAGAACATTTCCAATACGCCAACATTCATGAAGGCATTGATGACACGCTGGTCATGTTTGAAAACAAACTTAAATTCCACCGTGTAGAAAAAGAATACAACGAAGTCCCGCTACTTTATTGTCAACCTAATGCACTTCAGCAGGTGTGGACCAATTTAATTTCCAACGCGATCGATGCCTTCCCTGAGCATGGCGAACTGACGGTAAGAACCGCACAAACACTGCTGGAAGGTAAAAGTTGGATTAAGGTGAGCGTTCAAGATAATGGCTCTGGTATCCCTATAGAGCTGCAAGAAAAAATATTTACACTCAACTTCACCACGAAGAAAGAAGGACACTTTGGCCTTGGCATTGGCCTATCTGTTTGCCAACAGGTGGTTGCACTCCATCAAGGTCGTATTGAAGTCGAATCGCAGCCAGGTCAATCTACTACGATGACCGTTTGGTTGCCGGTGTTGCAACAAAATATCAAGGAGAGCTTATGA
- the minE gene encoding cell division topological specificity factor MinE translates to MSLLEFFRPQKKQSASLAKERLQIIVAERRSQDDPAPDYLPQLKEDILKVISKYVAIDPNMVDLSFEHKDDDISVLELNVKLPEDN, encoded by the coding sequence ATGTCACTACTTGAGTTTTTTCGACCGCAAAAGAAGCAATCAGCAAGCCTCGCTAAAGAGCGCTTGCAAATCATTGTCGCCGAGCGCCGCAGCCAAGATGACCCAGCACCAGATTACTTGCCTCAATTAAAAGAGGACATTCTGAAAGTCATCAGTAAATATGTTGCCATCGACCCAAACATGGTTGACCTGTCTTTTGAGCACAAAGATGATGATATCTCTGTGTTAGAGCTGAATGTGAAGCTGCCTGAAGATAATTAA
- a CDS encoding response regulator, whose amino-acid sequence MSQYLILCVDDERYVLDSVLQDLEDFEEHFIIEATESVAEAKEVLASAQQDGQQLALILCDHIMPEQTGVSFLVELDHAKATSQAKKVLLTGQADLEDTVKAVNEAHLDYFIGKPWKGDELRHIVTQQLTEYVIQHDDNLMRWTAVLDTERILNALSDKRAQFGE is encoded by the coding sequence ATGAGTCAGTACCTTATTTTATGCGTCGATGACGAGAGATACGTATTAGATAGTGTGTTGCAAGATTTAGAAGATTTTGAAGAACACTTCATTATTGAAGCCACTGAATCGGTCGCTGAAGCCAAAGAAGTGCTGGCCTCTGCGCAACAAGATGGTCAACAGTTAGCTTTGATTCTTTGTGACCACATCATGCCGGAACAAACCGGCGTGTCATTCTTGGTAGAACTGGACCATGCAAAAGCAACTTCCCAAGCCAAAAAAGTTCTGCTTACTGGGCAAGCGGATCTTGAAGACACCGTTAAAGCCGTGAATGAAGCACACCTTGACTACTTTATCGGCAAACCATGGAAAGGCGATGAGCTACGACATATTGTGACTCAACAACTCACAGAATATGTCATTCAACATGATGATAATTTGATGCGATGGACAGCAGTGCTCGATACTGAGCGTATTTTAAACGCCCTTTCTGACAAAAGAGCACAATTTGGTGAGTGA
- a CDS encoding lytic murein transglycosylase → MGVMANEKSFEEYVAELKQEAIAQGIDTALVNRALADVEHRPRAVVADRNQPERRLTLDEYIPRAVPQWKVDQAKALYKEHYSELKRVGDEYGVQPRFIVALWGVESNFGKFTGNYKVVDALATMAYDGRREAFFKKELMAALQILEQGHIELDDMKGSWAGAMGQCQFMPSSFLAFAADGSGDGKKDIWNSKPDVFASTANYLSQSGWDDSFTWGRQVQVPGSLDESLQGREAEKGKYLQEWSKLGVTRYDGTPLPKLDEDIKAWLIMPDDHNGRVYLVYNNYNVLMKWNRSYYFALAVSHLADRIIF, encoded by the coding sequence ATGGGCGTTATGGCAAATGAAAAGAGTTTTGAAGAGTATGTGGCAGAGCTCAAGCAAGAAGCCATTGCTCAAGGTATTGATACAGCGTTAGTGAATCGAGCACTTGCAGATGTAGAGCATCGCCCGAGAGCGGTCGTTGCGGATCGAAATCAGCCAGAGCGGCGTTTGACGTTGGATGAATATATTCCTCGTGCTGTGCCACAGTGGAAGGTCGACCAAGCAAAAGCGCTATATAAAGAACACTATTCTGAGCTTAAACGTGTTGGTGACGAATATGGCGTTCAGCCGCGCTTTATTGTAGCTCTATGGGGCGTTGAAAGTAACTTCGGTAAGTTTACCGGAAACTACAAAGTCGTAGATGCGCTCGCGACGATGGCTTATGACGGTCGTCGTGAAGCGTTTTTCAAAAAAGAGCTGATGGCGGCATTGCAAATTCTTGAGCAGGGACATATCGAGCTTGATGATATGAAGGGCTCATGGGCCGGGGCAATGGGTCAATGTCAGTTTATGCCAAGTTCATTTTTGGCGTTTGCTGCAGATGGTAGTGGTGATGGCAAAAAGGATATTTGGAATAGTAAGCCTGATGTGTTTGCATCAACGGCAAATTATCTCAGTCAATCAGGCTGGGATGATAGCTTTACCTGGGGACGACAGGTGCAAGTTCCAGGCTCTCTCGACGAATCGTTACAAGGGCGTGAGGCTGAAAAAGGCAAATACCTTCAAGAGTGGTCAAAGCTAGGTGTCACTCGTTATGACGGCACACCGTTGCCTAAGTTAGACGAAGATATTAAAGCATGGCTGATCATGCCTGATGATCACAATGGGCGCGTTTATCTGGTTTATAACAATTACAACGTGTTGATGAAGTGGAATCGCTCTTATTACTTTGCATTGGCTGTGAGTCATTTGGCAGACAGAATTATATTTTAA
- the serC gene encoding 3-phosphoserine/phosphohydroxythreonine transaminase: MESLNDNIFNFSAGPAALPKAVMQKAQQEFVNWNALGTSVMEISHRSKEFIQVADEAEQDLRDLLEIPDNYKVLFCQGGARAQFAAVPLNLLGSHTTATYIDGGYWATSAVDEAQKYCDVDVFDAKTEIDGQVAIKPATEWQVADEAAYVHFCPNETIDGIEINDLPVTDKPIVADMSSTILSRKIDVSKYGVIYAGAQKNIGPAGIAIAIVRDDLLEFAHKMLPSVLSYKVLAEKESMFNTPPTFAWYLSGLVFKWLKEQGGVGAIEKVNREKAAILYNYIDQSPFYRNQVHPNNRSLMNVPFQLAKPELDGKFLELATERGLVSLKGHRAVGGMRASIYNAMPIEGVQALVDFMREFELENA, translated from the coding sequence ATGGAGTCTTTGAACGACAACATTTTTAATTTTAGTGCAGGGCCAGCAGCTTTACCGAAAGCGGTAATGCAAAAAGCGCAGCAAGAGTTTGTGAATTGGAACGCACTAGGGACTTCAGTGATGGAGATCAGTCACCGAAGCAAAGAGTTCATTCAGGTTGCTGACGAAGCAGAGCAAGACTTACGTGATTTGCTTGAAATTCCAGACAACTACAAAGTTTTATTCTGCCAGGGTGGCGCTCGCGCTCAGTTTGCTGCTGTACCACTGAATCTACTAGGTTCGCATACAACAGCAACCTACATCGACGGTGGTTACTGGGCGACAAGTGCTGTCGACGAAGCACAAAAATACTGTGACGTTGATGTTTTTGATGCAAAAACTGAAATTGATGGTCAAGTCGCCATTAAACCTGCGACAGAGTGGCAAGTGGCAGACGAAGCCGCTTATGTGCATTTCTGTCCAAATGAGACCATCGATGGCATCGAAATCAATGATCTTCCAGTGACGGACAAGCCCATTGTGGCTGATATGTCGTCGACTATTTTGTCGCGCAAAATCGATGTGTCAAAATACGGTGTCATTTACGCGGGAGCGCAAAAGAACATTGGCCCGGCGGGTATCGCGATTGCTATTGTGCGTGATGATCTGCTTGAGTTCGCGCACAAGATGCTACCAAGTGTCTTGAGCTACAAGGTTCTGGCTGAAAAAGAGTCAATGTTCAATACGCCACCGACGTTTGCATGGTACTTATCTGGACTTGTATTTAAGTGGTTAAAAGAGCAAGGCGGTGTAGGCGCAATTGAAAAGGTAAACCGTGAGAAAGCGGCAATTTTGTATAACTACATTGACCAATCTCCGTTCTACCGCAACCAAGTACACCCTAACAACCGTTCTCTGATGAACGTACCTTTCCAGCTGGCGAAACCGGAATTGGATGGTAAGTTCTTAGAACTCGCAACAGAGCGTGGTCTAGTGTCATTAAAAGGACATCGAGCTGTTGGTGGCATGCGCGCCTCAATCTACAACGCGATGCCAATCGAAGGCGTTCAAGCGCTGGTGGACTTTATGCGAGAGTTCGAACTCGAGAACGCGTAG
- a CDS encoding porin family protein, with product MRKTVVAVALALISTQALANSDRERERAVMSNFSYDYLEARVGISPVTVGAQFSKSIHPNAHFVARIDTEMESDYDAAAGLGFHAPVSNWADVTGEMLFRVQDFNSTETGVEVNLGVRQWLGPQLEVGGKVGYVSIKSEEEVIGSLHARFHSTELFSLGAEFRINDSYGEQLMLSTRFKF from the coding sequence ATGCGTAAAACTGTAGTAGCAGTCGCTCTCGCATTGATTTCAACTCAAGCATTAGCGAATTCAGATAGAGAGCGTGAACGCGCGGTAATGAGTAACTTTAGTTACGACTACCTAGAAGCTCGTGTAGGTATCAGTCCTGTCACAGTGGGTGCACAGTTCAGTAAGAGTATCCACCCAAATGCGCACTTTGTTGCTCGTATCGATACAGAAATGGAAAGTGACTACGATGCTGCGGCAGGTCTTGGCTTCCATGCTCCAGTGAGTAACTGGGCAGATGTTACCGGTGAAATGCTTTTCCGTGTTCAAGACTTTAATAGCACTGAGACAGGCGTTGAAGTGAATCTAGGTGTTCGTCAATGGCTTGGTCCTCAACTCGAAGTAGGTGGTAAAGTCGGCTACGTTTCAATCAAGAGTGAAGAAGAAGTGATTGGTTCACTTCATGCTCGTTTCCACTCTACAGAGCTATTCTCACTAGGTGCGGAATTCCGTATTAACGACTCTTATGGCGAACAGCTAATGCTGTCGACTCGTTTCAAATTCTAA
- a CDS encoding DUF945 family protein, with translation MTQLKKLGAIGGVVALGLCWPLAVGQIGERVIEDAIADINDDVLIAEIVQYDRGYLSSVAKTRYAVRDEVFKAQLEADGLPTEFTVDSQISHGIASISALSTVENFPIPAELKTTTQLNGNTDYQLNVASWHYTPEENPEVSLTISPSVAEGSVTVLGELDFTMMVPSISLEFETGESFTIEGLKAQGEGKKAKYIWLGEQSIEVEQVQLFDGVSSPMALQNAKYTFTAEENVETDRLSSTHKVIVGEVDTTDGIISNLNIDFTIGDLDQPSFAAIMDIYQNASVLTEQDVIASLPHMESLIERGFFLSMDNMALTLGDGDFSSKWKLEVPEGTSGLTTDPISVSNAVTGQLETVFTHELVDEYPFIEEGIDEAIIMEIVKETDTGYTINAKLEQGNLVFESGQTIPLMALMLPMMMQ, from the coding sequence ATGACACAGCTAAAGAAATTAGGTGCGATTGGTGGTGTAGTCGCCCTTGGACTTTGTTGGCCTCTTGCGGTCGGACAAATTGGTGAACGCGTTATTGAAGATGCGATTGCAGATATCAATGACGATGTACTGATAGCTGAAATTGTTCAATATGATCGTGGCTACTTATCTTCTGTGGCAAAAACTCGCTATGCGGTTCGCGATGAAGTGTTTAAAGCACAGTTAGAAGCCGATGGCTTGCCGACAGAGTTTACAGTTGATAGCCAAATCTCACATGGTATCGCGAGTATCTCTGCACTTTCGACCGTTGAGAACTTTCCAATTCCTGCGGAGTTAAAGACGACGACTCAGCTTAACGGTAATACAGATTATCAGCTGAATGTAGCAAGCTGGCACTACACGCCAGAAGAGAACCCAGAGGTGTCACTGACTATCTCACCTTCAGTTGCAGAGGGCTCTGTGACGGTGTTGGGTGAGCTTGACTTTACCATGATGGTGCCATCTATTTCACTAGAGTTTGAAACAGGTGAAAGCTTTACGATTGAAGGCCTTAAAGCACAAGGCGAGGGCAAGAAGGCGAAGTACATTTGGTTAGGCGAGCAGAGTATTGAAGTAGAGCAAGTACAACTGTTTGATGGCGTGTCATCACCAATGGCACTACAAAATGCGAAATACACTTTTACAGCGGAAGAAAACGTAGAGACAGATCGTTTGAGTAGCACTCATAAAGTGATTGTGGGTGAAGTGGATACCACAGATGGCATTATCAGTAACTTGAATATCGATTTTACCATTGGTGATCTAGACCAACCGTCATTTGCTGCCATTATGGACATTTATCAAAACGCTTCGGTTTTAACCGAGCAAGATGTGATCGCCAGTTTGCCACATATGGAGTCTTTGATTGAGCGTGGCTTCTTCTTGTCGATGGACAATATGGCGTTAACATTGGGTGACGGTGATTTTTCATCAAAGTGGAAGCTCGAAGTGCCAGAAGGGACTAGCGGCCTAACAACCGATCCTATCAGTGTAAGTAATGCTGTAACAGGACAGTTAGAAACAGTCTTTACTCATGAGTTGGTGGATGAATATCCATTCATCGAAGAGGGAATTGATGAAGCCATTATTATGGAAATTGTTAAAGAGACAGACACGGGCTACACGATCAATGCAAAGTTAGAGCAAGGTAATCTTGTCTTTGAAAGTGGACAAACTATCCCGTTGATGGCGCTCATGCTGCCTATGATGATGCAATAA
- a CDS encoding YcgL domain-containing protein, whose amino-acid sequence MLCTIYKSTKKDGAYLYVAKRDDFSAVPDELMHMFGKPVLVMTLNIATRELALVDVNKVKESITEKGFFLQLPPPPKNLLEEYKASKQQQQ is encoded by the coding sequence ATGCTTTGTACAATCTATAAAAGCACCAAGAAAGACGGTGCTTATCTTTATGTGGCGAAAAGAGACGATTTTTCGGCTGTTCCGGATGAGTTGATGCACATGTTTGGCAAGCCTGTACTGGTTATGACACTGAATATAGCTACACGTGAGTTAGCTTTGGTGGATGTGAACAAGGTGAAAGAGTCGATTACTGAAAAGGGCTTTTTCCTACAACTGCCACCGCCGCCAAAAAACTTGCTGGAAGAATACAAAGCAAGTAAGCAACAACAGCAGTAA
- the minD gene encoding septum site-determining protein MinD, translating into MARVIVVTSGKGGVGKTTSSAAIASGLALKGKKTAVIDFDIGLRNLDLIMGCERRVVYDFVNVINGEATLNQALIKDKRNENLFILPASQTRDKDALTRDGVKRVLEELDEAGFDFVICDSPAGIEQGALMALYFADEAIVTTNPEVSSVRDSDRILGILDSKSRRAEENLPPVKQHLLLTRYNPARVNQGEMLSVEDVEEILHISLLGVIPESQAVLNASNKGVPVIFDEESDAGMAYADTVERLLGDEVTFRFLTEEKKGIFKRLFGG; encoded by the coding sequence ATGGCACGCGTAATTGTTGTGACCTCTGGTAAAGGCGGCGTTGGCAAAACGACTTCTAGCGCTGCAATCGCCTCTGGGTTGGCACTTAAAGGTAAAAAAACGGCAGTCATCGATTTCGATATCGGCTTACGTAACTTGGATTTGATCATGGGCTGTGAACGCCGTGTTGTTTACGATTTTGTAAACGTCATCAATGGTGAAGCGACCCTGAATCAAGCGTTAATTAAAGACAAACGCAACGAAAACTTGTTCATTCTTCCTGCATCGCAAACGCGCGATAAAGATGCGTTAACACGTGATGGTGTAAAACGTGTTCTTGAAGAGTTAGATGAAGCGGGCTTCGATTTCGTTATCTGTGACTCACCTGCAGGCATCGAGCAAGGTGCGCTAATGGCGCTTTACTTTGCCGATGAAGCCATTGTTACCACAAACCCTGAAGTGTCATCAGTACGCGACTCTGACCGTATTCTTGGTATTCTCGATTCTAAGTCTCGACGTGCAGAAGAAAACCTTCCACCAGTAAAGCAGCACCTACTCCTCACTCGCTACAACCCAGCGCGTGTTAACCAAGGTGAAATGCTCAGCGTTGAAGATGTTGAAGAGATCCTGCATATCTCTCTACTGGGTGTGATTCCAGAGAGCCAAGCAGTACTCAATGCTTCAAACAAAGGCGTCCCGGTTATTTTTGATGAGGAATCTGACGCGGGTATGGCCTATGCTGATACTGTAGAACGTCTACTTGGCGACGAAGTGACATTCCGCTTCTTAACCGAGGAGAAGAAAGGCATCTTCAAGCGACTTTTCGGGGGTTAA
- a CDS encoding glycoside hydrolase family 36 protein has product MTYQITLPCHKVATIQNTDIDVKLVHQQLQFNYIGLHNAPIHERYQLCQVPCDAESSSVLLGDGFQMLSQCRGTLTQVEEIGRCPDNNSSYRIYGQNDPKRFYNTLVIEEADSFVLFGFTSCHRFAGYFEIEETEQGRVIAAYIDGEHTYPQDWTNSELESVAVLEADSLANLYQQYAQLIQANHPPRPHVRSEAPVGWCSWYAYYAEVTQDNVIQNLDAMRGDLDPLEWVLLDDGYQAFMGDWLDPSDKFSSGVKGLIQEIKRKGKRPAIWLAPFIAQPESNVFRQHPDWFVKTDHGDLLKAEDITYGGWRCTPWYILDTSNPEVQDHLIRVLRTMREEWGVELFKLDANYWGTLKGVRYQSGVTGVQAYRMGMQAIADGVGDGWILGCNAPMWPSLGTVDAMRVSDDVERHPERFRQIALETFYRSWQHRQLWQIDPDCITLVSLPNQGTERQYYDFHRTVILASGGLMLSGDPLPELTPFATHTWQKLMVRQKHSQAAASFRSLSMNHAFLSLSEKNDLHCLFNYDDTPFTMTLTSSSPVHWYDYWTGERLTEERLQVLEIALDAGLSSRAIVTA; this is encoded by the coding sequence ATGACTTATCAAATCACGTTGCCTTGTCATAAGGTCGCGACAATTCAAAATACCGATATCGATGTCAAACTTGTTCATCAACAGCTACAGTTTAATTATATCGGCCTACATAATGCGCCTATTCATGAACGATATCAGCTGTGCCAAGTGCCGTGTGACGCTGAAAGCTCCTCGGTTTTGCTGGGCGATGGCTTTCAGATGTTGTCGCAATGCCGAGGTACGCTGACACAAGTCGAAGAGATTGGTCGTTGCCCGGACAATAACAGTAGTTATCGAATCTATGGACAAAACGACCCTAAGCGTTTCTATAACACGTTAGTGATTGAAGAGGCCGATTCATTTGTACTGTTTGGTTTTACTTCTTGCCATCGATTTGCAGGTTACTTTGAAATCGAAGAGACTGAGCAAGGGAGAGTGATCGCCGCTTATATCGATGGTGAGCACACGTACCCTCAAGACTGGACCAATAGCGAACTTGAATCTGTTGCTGTTCTTGAGGCAGACTCCCTCGCAAATTTGTATCAACAGTATGCCCAGCTTATTCAAGCCAATCACCCGCCACGCCCTCATGTGCGATCAGAAGCCCCTGTAGGTTGGTGCTCATGGTATGCCTATTATGCCGAGGTGACACAAGACAATGTGATACAAAACCTTGATGCCATGCGCGGTGATTTAGATCCGTTAGAGTGGGTATTACTCGATGATGGTTATCAGGCCTTTATGGGAGACTGGTTAGACCCATCGGACAAGTTCTCATCGGGTGTTAAAGGGCTGATTCAAGAAATCAAACGTAAAGGGAAGCGACCAGCGATTTGGCTTGCCCCCTTTATTGCGCAACCAGAGTCCAATGTATTTCGTCAGCACCCTGATTGGTTTGTAAAAACAGACCACGGTGACTTACTTAAGGCTGAGGACATTACTTATGGCGGCTGGCGCTGTACGCCTTGGTATATTTTGGATACGTCTAATCCAGAAGTGCAAGACCACCTTATTCGCGTTTTGCGAACAATGCGCGAAGAGTGGGGTGTTGAACTGTTTAAGTTAGATGCAAACTACTGGGGGACGCTCAAGGGCGTGCGTTATCAATCGGGTGTCACCGGCGTTCAGGCTTATCGTATGGGAATGCAGGCGATTGCCGATGGTGTTGGAGATGGCTGGATCCTTGGTTGTAATGCACCAATGTGGCCTTCATTGGGAACCGTTGACGCGATGCGCGTGTCGGATGATGTCGAGCGTCACCCAGAGCGCTTTAGACAGATTGCCCTAGAAACCTTCTATCGAAGTTGGCAACATCGCCAGCTTTGGCAAATTGACCCAGACTGCATCACATTGGTGTCGTTGCCGAATCAAGGCACGGAACGTCAATACTATGATTTCCATCGTACCGTTATACTAGCGAGTGGCGGCTTGATGCTCTCGGGAGACCCACTTCCCGAGCTCACCCCGTTTGCGACTCATACCTGGCAAAAGCTGATGGTGCGACAAAAGCACAGTCAAGCAGCGGCCAGTTTCCGTTCTCTGTCGATGAATCATGCTTTTCTTTCTTTGTCTGAGAAAAATGATCTGCACTGTTTGTTTAACTACGATGATACTCCTTTCACTATGACACTGACCTCAAGCAGTCCTGTGCATTGGTATGATTACTGGACGGGAGAGCGCCTGACAGAAGAGAGGCTTCAGGTATTAGAAATTGCACTTGATGCTGGCCTATCAAGTCGTGCGATCGTGACGGCTTAA